The following are encoded together in the Pleurocapsa sp. FMAR1 genome:
- a CDS encoding SGNH/GDSL hydrolase family protein, giving the protein MFKTKTRGRRVFSYRQQKRRRFSLFSAIASLALFLLILELLTRIFVDLSGNRDKFAQGKTGSEIIQAYQLKFVPNESQIDRTKDQQALFAKPALSVGYQLLSNQESQFWQINPQGFRDRDPVPLVKPKDEIRIFILGNSTAFGYGSRENGATISEQLEQRLEERLQQQKTSPQLYKSGLLSGDQAEKPKSPAKPAKIKPGNYRVINAAVPGYVSGNELAQLALQILKYKPDLIIVMDGYEDFMLPSNEDATQVPQLKNYLEDRQTGFKGYINQLIEPIKNKSYLVKIAQERWLNSKQADEKTDFILDEQSSKLVQYLPQNQKELQARIDRYVEHQKQMLSLSTASLVPLIVAIQPEITGRNPAQLTDTEGTITTELGRTYIERMRNEYPALIEATQQLAEAFPQNLKAVDLYKLSDQYPSPSFIDPINLNEAANQKVAEQLYYAIASFSKMQVTSKQAPTPKPVDQNR; this is encoded by the coding sequence TATTTTTGCTAATCTTAGAATTGCTAACTCGCATATTTGTCGATCTTTCAGGCAATAGAGATAAGTTTGCTCAAGGCAAGACAGGCTCCGAAATAATTCAGGCTTATCAGCTTAAGTTTGTCCCGAATGAATCTCAAATAGATCGAACCAAAGATCAGCAAGCACTGTTTGCTAAACCTGCTTTATCAGTTGGTTATCAGCTATTAAGCAATCAAGAAAGCCAGTTTTGGCAAATTAATCCCCAGGGATTTCGCGATCGCGATCCTGTACCATTAGTTAAACCCAAGGATGAGATTAGGATATTTATCTTGGGCAATTCAACTGCCTTTGGCTACGGCAGTCGTGAAAATGGAGCTACGATTAGCGAACAGCTAGAACAACGTCTAGAAGAGCGTCTGCAACAGCAAAAAACTTCGCCTCAGCTATATAAAAGCGGCTTGTTATCTGGCGATCAAGCAGAAAAACCAAAATCTCCAGCCAAACCAGCTAAAATTAAGCCTGGAAATTATCGTGTTATTAACGCTGCTGTTCCTGGTTATGTTTCGGGTAACGAATTGGCTCAACTGGCTTTACAAATTTTAAAATATAAGCCTGATCTAATTATTGTCATGGATGGCTATGAAGACTTTATGCTTCCTAGCAATGAAGATGCTACCCAAGTACCTCAACTCAAAAATTATCTTGAGGATCGGCAAACTGGGTTTAAGGGATATATTAACCAGTTAATTGAGCCAATAAAAAATAAAAGTTATTTGGTTAAAATAGCTCAGGAACGTTGGCTAAATAGTAAACAAGCTGACGAAAAAACTGATTTTATTCTTGATGAACAAAGCTCTAAGCTGGTTCAATATTTACCTCAAAACCAAAAGGAACTACAAGCCAGGATAGATCGCTATGTAGAACATCAAAAACAAATGCTTAGTCTTAGTACAGCATCTCTTGTTCCTTTAATAGTGGCAATACAGCCTGAAATTACTGGACGCAACCCCGCTCAACTAACCGATACTGAGGGAACAATTACTACTGAGCTTGGCAGAACCTATATCGAGCGGATGAGAAATGAATATCCAGCTTTAATCGAAGCAACACAGCAGCTAGCTGAAGCCTTTCCTCAAAATTTAAAAGCTGTTGATTTATATAAGTTAAGCGATCAATATCCTTCCCCCAGCTTTATCGATCCCATTAATCTAAACGAAGCAGCTAATCAAAAAGTAGCCGAACAGCTTTACTACGCTATTGCTAGCTTTTCTAAGATGCAGGTTACATCCAAACAAGCACCAACTCCAAAACCCGTAGATCAAAATCGATGA